TTAAACTTAACACAAGCCGCCTTAGCAGAGAAGGCAGGTATTGGCGTCAGCACCGTAGCTCGCATTGAATCAGGTCAAGGCGGTACATTAGATAATATAATCAGGCTCGCTATGGCGCTTGGTATGGTCCATCACTTTGCTGAATTGTTTGATATGGTACCTACCAACATAGAAGATGTTATCGCTAAGAAAAATCCACGCTTGCGTGCCTCAAATAAAAGCTGACATAAGGTAGCCACTTCAGTGTATCAACCGATATCAATTGTCAATATTTACTACCAAGGATTCGGGGACAAACGTCTTATCGGTAAATTAACGATGGATGGACGACGCCCTACCTTTGGCTATGATGCAGCGTGGCTGGCTGATGGACTGGAGCTGTCACCAATTGAGATGCCATTACGATCAGCGCCCTATTATGGCAGTCATGCGTCAAGTCATTATCTATGCGGCCTTTTGTCTGATAGCTTGCCTGATGGTTGGGGCATGCTACTCATGGATAGGTTCTTTCGAAGAACAATCTCTAATACTGCGCCAGTCAATATTTTAGATCGCTTAGCTTATATTGGGGACTCTGCGATGGGGGCGCTTAGTTTCGAGCCTCAGCATGACTTATCTGCTAATGTAATTGACATGAGTGAGCTGACTTTAGCCAAGCTTGCGGCGGCCAATCAAACCATTTTATCAGGTCAAGACAGTGACATATTAGCCGAGCTTATCGTTATTGGCGGCTCCCCCCAAGGCGCTAGACCAAAAGCGCTGGTGTTATACGATGAATCAAGTGACTTTATTACCACTGATACAGCAAGTAAGAACCCATCTGCAACGTCTTGGCTTATCAAGTTCCCTGCTCAATCTGAGCATAAAAGCGTTTGTTTATTAGAAGCGCTTTATGCTGATATGGCAAAAAAAGCAGGTCTCAATATGCCTATGCATCACTATTTCGATATCGATAGCGAATATGCAGCGTTTGGGGTTGAGCGCTTTGACCGCATGGGCAATCAGCGCGTTCATATTCATACGCTAGCAGGCTTATTGGATATTGACTTTCGGATTCCTTCTTTAGATTATTTGCAGTACCTACGTTGCGTGCGTATGTTGACCCAATCACAGCTTGCTGTAGAATCCGCTTTTAAACATGCGGTATTTAATGTCATTTTTAACAATAAAGACGACCATAGCAAGAACTTCTCTTTTATGATGAACGAGGCTGGCAGTTGGTCGTTATCGCCAGTTTATGATCTTGCTTATAACTCAGGTATGAATGGTTACCATCAAATGGATGTGGCGGGTGAAGCGCGGTACCCTACCCTCTCTCATTTACTAAAACTGGCTAAACTTGCTGATATTAAACAAAACAAGGCACAAGCTATTATTGATCAGGTAGCATCAGTTGCTGAGGATTTTTTGACTGTTATTAACGACCATGACATCGAGAAAGAATTATCAAATCGGGTCATTCAGGATATAAAAGCCAATATAAATCGGATGGTAAGTTGAGAGTGTCATACAAGTTGTTAAATTTGTTATTAAAAATAAAAATATAATAAACCCAACCCTTGATAGTTAAGGTTTTCGTATCATTCATCGATGCGTGGTGGGTGTAGTGGTCAATTAATTTAGGACTGACCCCTGCTGTCAAAGCCATATACCCAAATTTGGGGGCTTTTGATTAGCAGGATTTTTATCGGACCGGCACTTACTATTTATAAGTAAACGCCGATATATAGTCGGTGAAAAGTAATATCGATACAACACGCACTACTGCTGCAAATTTTTCTTGCTTGCTGTGCCTACGCAGACAGAGGCTGCAAAAAATTTACACCAGCAATACTGTAGCGACTTTAAAGTATTTCAACTATAGTAATGGATACACTCATTCTCCCCTTTCCTAAAGTGATTAGAGGAAGTCAATGTATTTAGATCATAATTTAGATACCTGAATATGCCACGCGAACCATTAACCAGTATTGCGTAGACCTGCTGCTAAGGCATTAATACTACGGATTAATGGATCCTCAACGTCAAGGTCACCGTGGTTGGCATCGCCTGACGCCTCTTTTTGTCTGGCACGCTTTAACAGCTCTATTTGGATATAGTTGGTCGGATCCAAATACGCGTTCCGCCATTCAAGGGAAGCCGAAAGATTTTGTTGACTAGACAACAAGGATTGTTGATTAAGCAAGGAGTTTAAGCCTGAATAGGTCAACTCGTGCTCATCCGTTACCGCTGTCATAATCTGTTCACGTAACATCTCATCGTCACATAATTGGCTATAGGCATGAGCAATACTCATATCAGACTTGGTAAAAGCCATCTCAATATTGCTAATAAACACGTTAAAAAACGGCCAGCAGTCGTTCATCTCCTTCATCAATGCTTCATCTTCTTTTACGCTATCTAAAGCACTGCCGACACCATACCAAGCGGGCAGTGTAAAGCGTGCTAGTGACCAACCAAATACCCAAGGAATCGCTCGCAAAGTCGTTTTACTTGGTAAACCTTTATTACGATGCGCGGGGCGTGAGCCGATATTTAATAAAGAGATTTCTGCCACTGGCGTTGCTTGTGAGTAGAACTCATAAAACCCTTCGGTATGATCAGTAAGCTTGCGATAACGCTGCTCACCTACATCTGCTAAGCGCGCAAAGAGTGCTTCATATTGTGGCAGCTCAGGCGGTTGCACCACGAATCTTGAAGAGCAGGCTTTAAGCGTGCCAGTAATGCCCATGGTTAGCTCAAATACCGCCGTATCAGTGTTGGCATATTTAGCATAGAGGACTTCGCCTTGTTCGGTCACTTTGATTTGTCCATGCAGTGTGCCGGCGGGCTGAGCAGCAATCGCTTTATGCGTTGACCCACCACCACGACTGACAGAGCCACCTCGACCATGGAATAAGCGGGTTTTGATACCGTATTCTTCAGCGATACGGTTAATGGTTTGCTGCGCGCTATAAAGCTGCCATGCAGAAGTAATGATGCCACCATCTTTTGATGAATCTGAATAGCCTAGCATGATTTCTTGGGTGTTATCTGAGTGCTGCAACAACCCTCGATAAAGCGGATTATCTAAAACAGCAGGTAGAATTTTATCGATATTTTTAAGATCTTCGATCGTCTCAAACAAGGGTGCTACTGGCAAGTCAGCAGAGAGCTGTCCCTTATCATCGACTCTGCATAAGCCTGCAAAACGCATTAGTAGCAACACTTCTAACAACTGACTGGCGTTATTGGTCATTGAAATCACATAACTGCCAAAAGTATCTTGCCCAACCAATTTACGTAAGGTGGCCACTGAGTTCATCAAGGCTAATTGTTCACGGGTTTTATCTGTCAAATTATCAGTGTAAATGAGCGGTGTACCTGGTTTTTCAAGCAAGCGCGTCAGCCATTGTTGTCGCTCGGTTTCATTGAGGGTTTGATAGTCTGGCAAATTAGCGGCATTGGCAAAAATATCAGCAATCACCCCACTATGATAAGAGGATTCTTGGCGAATATCGAGCGCTGCCAAATGAAAGCCACAGGTTTTTACCAAGCGAATTACATCGAGTAATAAGCCTTCGCCATGTGCTGTGTCATGAGTATTTACACTTTGACGGATGATGCGTAAGTCTTCTAATAGCTCTTGTGGATTGGCGTAAGCATCTTTTTTAGCTTCACTATCACTGCCTTTACTTTGAATAAGATAGTTAGTGGCTTTGACCTTACTAAGGATTAAGGAGAGTAATCTGCGATAAGGCTCATTACCGTAATCATCAAGATTATAATCAAAGACTCGTCTGTCGAGCTCAATGTAACTTTCAATCTTGGCATACACATCAGGCTCGATAGTAACAATTGTATCGCTATGAATGAGCTGGCGACGTAGTTTCTTCAGCAGCACTTGATAGTGACGCAATACGGCATCTGCATGCATCAATACGGCCATTTCTGTGGTGTCATGAGTGACAAATGGATTGCCATCTCTGTCGCCACCGATCCAAGAGCCAAAACTCATGAACGCAGGTAAGGGATAGTCTATTAGCTCTGGGTAAATCTCAACAATAGCGTCTTTAATATTACGATAAACCTTGGGAATGGCGTTGAATAAACTGGCATTAAAATAGTGTAAGCCATTATTTATCTCGTCATAGACTAAAGGCTTACGCGTACGCACTTCATCAGACGACCATAATAAGTCAATTGTTTGCGCTGTTTGTTCTTTCGCTTGCTCGTAGGCAAAACTGTTTTTAGCAAAGTTGTTTAAGGCATCACTATGCGTAAATAGACTTTGTAATAGATTCATGGTTGTACGGCGACGCGCTTCTGTAGGGTGTGCCGTAAAGACTGGGATAAATTTTAGTTGCTCAATGAGCTCTTGCATTTGTGCCGGCTCAATATTGCGCTCACGACATTCCAGTAAGGTGCGACGAAATGAGCCTTCCCAGCTGTGCTCTGATTGCATACGTAGTGTATGACGTTGCTCACGCAGGTAATTCTCTTCACTCAAATTTGCTAAGAAAAAATAGATAGAAAAGCTGCGGATGACGTTTTTTAAGGCTTGATTGTCTAAAGAAGCAATGAAGTCGATGAGCTGCTGCTTATGAGCTTCATTAGGCTCACGGCGTTGTTGGATAAAACCTTTGCGCAGGATTTCAATAGTATGCAGCGTTTGTTCGCCTGTTTGGCGAGAAATAGCGTCGCCTAGAAATGATCCTAATAAACTGATGCGCTCACGTAATATGTGGTTATTTATTGTCATCCTTGATCTCCTTATTCAATGACTGGGTCAAATAGTCGTGCTGTCTTAAGTATAGTTTTTATAAAGTTTGGCTATTATGCATTAACTAGACTCATTCTTAGTGAAGTAGAGTATTAATAAAATAGAGTGACTATCAAATGCAGTTGAAATACTCTGTATATATGCCTTTTATTTAATAATATATACCAACGTTCTTTCACAGCTCCTCAAAACCAATATTCCGTACCAGCTCAAACAGCTTCAAGCCATTGTACGTGAAATCTTACCTACCTTAAAAAAACCTTACAAAATGTTATTCTCGGTAGAGTAGAGCTTGATAGTATCATTTACTGCAATGGTTAGCCTGGCTATAACGATTTATGTATTACTTATTTAAAAAACTAATGATTAACTGAGTAAACTCTTTTGCTTTTTCAACCTGTACCCAATGACGATATTCACCAAATAAATATAATCACGACTTTGGAGTTACCTATATAGTCGGTGAAAAGTAATATCGATACAACACGTACTACTGGTGCAAATTTATTATGCCCCTACAGTATGCGAACGGCTCGTTCTTTTATCTCGGGAGTGTAGTTTCGTATTCTCTCAGAATGTTGAGTCTCCAACAATACCGGGGCGGTTCAATTATCACCTATAGGTAAAAATTTCTTCCGTCATAACACCCCGACTCCACTCAACAATAACTGTCCACCAGCGAACAATAGTAATATGCCAAAGGCACGTTTGAGCATCAAGGCGGGCAGTTGGTGCGCAAGCTTAGCGCCCACTTTTGCTGTTATAAAGCTGGCAGCCGAAATAAACAAGAATCCAGTGATATGAACAAAACCTATCGTACCATCCGGTAGATTCATCATGTCCTTACCAAACCATGCAAAGCCTACTGCTCCCGCTAAAGCAATCGGTAGACCACAAGCCGCTGCTGTGCCTATTGACTGTTTCATCGATAGTCCCACCCAGTTCAAAAATGGGACAGTCAAACTACCACCGCCAATACCAAAAATAGACGAAGCCAAACCAATGCTGGCACCGGCACCAAACTGAATACCAATGGGTGGTAACGGTTTGCTAGGCTGTTCTTTATTAGAAAAGAACAGCATCCTAAAGGAAATCAATAATGCACCCACACCGATGATGGCTTGCAAGACATCACCATCAATGGCATCAGCGACACCAGCACCTATGAGACTACCGATGACCAAGCCTAATGCCATATTACGCCAGATATCCCAGCGCACACCGCCACGCTTATTATGGGCGGTTAAAGAGCTGATTGAAGTCACAATAATAGTGGCAAGAGAGGTACCAATCGCTAAATGAGTGACCACTTCAGGTGAGAAATGGTAAGCAGTAAAGATCCATACCAAGACCGGCACAATGATCATACCACCGCCCACGCCAAATAAACCCGCGCAAACTCCGGCGAATGCCCCTGCAATAACAAACCACACGTATAGCATCATTCAACTTACCTTTTTATGCTTACTTTTATTTATTTTTTAATATCCACTCAAGTAAGCCATCTGCATGACGAAAATCAT
This window of the Psychrobacter arcticus 273-4 genome carries:
- a CDS encoding type II toxin-antitoxin system HipA family toxin; protein product: MYQPISIVNIYYQGFGDKRLIGKLTMDGRRPTFGYDAAWLADGLELSPIEMPLRSAPYYGSHASSHYLCGLLSDSLPDGWGMLLMDRFFRRTISNTAPVNILDRLAYIGDSAMGALSFEPQHDLSANVIDMSELTLAKLAAANQTILSGQDSDILAELIVIGGSPQGARPKALVLYDESSDFITTDTASKNPSATSWLIKFPAQSEHKSVCLLEALYADMAKKAGLNMPMHHYFDIDSEYAAFGVERFDRMGNQRVHIHTLAGLLDIDFRIPSLDYLQYLRCVRMLTQSQLAVESAFKHAVFNVIFNNKDDHSKNFSFMMNEAGSWSLSPVYDLAYNSGMNGYHQMDVAGEARYPTLSHLLKLAKLADIKQNKAQAIIDQVASVAEDFLTVINDHDIEKELSNRVIQDIKANINRMVS
- the ppc gene encoding phosphoenolpyruvate carboxylase, translating into MTINNHILRERISLLGSFLGDAISRQTGEQTLHTIEILRKGFIQQRREPNEAHKQQLIDFIASLDNQALKNVIRSFSIYFFLANLSEENYLREQRHTLRMQSEHSWEGSFRRTLLECRERNIEPAQMQELIEQLKFIPVFTAHPTEARRRTTMNLLQSLFTHSDALNNFAKNSFAYEQAKEQTAQTIDLLWSSDEVRTRKPLVYDEINNGLHYFNASLFNAIPKVYRNIKDAIVEIYPELIDYPLPAFMSFGSWIGGDRDGNPFVTHDTTEMAVLMHADAVLRHYQVLLKKLRRQLIHSDTIVTIEPDVYAKIESYIELDRRVFDYNLDDYGNEPYRRLLSLILSKVKATNYLIQSKGSDSEAKKDAYANPQELLEDLRIIRQSVNTHDTAHGEGLLLDVIRLVKTCGFHLAALDIRQESSYHSGVIADIFANAANLPDYQTLNETERQQWLTRLLEKPGTPLIYTDNLTDKTREQLALMNSVATLRKLVGQDTFGSYVISMTNNASQLLEVLLLMRFAGLCRVDDKGQLSADLPVAPLFETIEDLKNIDKILPAVLDNPLYRGLLQHSDNTQEIMLGYSDSSKDGGIITSAWQLYSAQQTINRIAEEYGIKTRLFHGRGGSVSRGGGSTHKAIAAQPAGTLHGQIKVTEQGEVLYAKYANTDTAVFELTMGITGTLKACSSRFVVQPPELPQYEALFARLADVGEQRYRKLTDHTEGFYEFYSQATPVAEISLLNIGSRPAHRNKGLPSKTTLRAIPWVFGWSLARFTLPAWYGVGSALDSVKEDEALMKEMNDCWPFFNVFISNIEMAFTKSDMSIAHAYSQLCDDEMLREQIMTAVTDEHELTYSGLNSLLNQQSLLSSQQNLSASLEWRNAYLDPTNYIQIELLKRARQKEASGDANHGDLDVEDPLIRSINALAAGLRNTG
- a CDS encoding helix-turn-helix domain-containing protein, producing MNIRFDFYTPSEIAKILGERLKTQRLALNLTQAALAEKAGIGVSTVARIESGQGGTLDNIIRLAMALGMVHHFAELFDMVPTNIEDVIAKKNPRLRASNKS
- a CDS encoding sulfite exporter TauE/SafE family protein is translated as MLYVWFVIAGAFAGVCAGLFGVGGGMIIVPVLVWIFTAYHFSPEVVTHLAIGTSLATIIVTSISSLTAHNKRGGVRWDIWRNMALGLVIGSLIGAGVADAIDGDVLQAIIGVGALLISFRMLFFSNKEQPSKPLPPIGIQFGAGASIGLASSIFGIGGGSLTVPFLNWVGLSMKQSIGTAAACGLPIALAGAVGFAWFGKDMMNLPDGTIGFVHITGFLFISAASFITAKVGAKLAHQLPALMLKRAFGILLLFAGGQLLLSGVGVL